One window of the Triticum dicoccoides isolate Atlit2015 ecotype Zavitan chromosome 3B, WEW_v2.0, whole genome shotgun sequence genome contains the following:
- the LOC119278081 gene encoding uncharacterized protein LOC119278081 → MADQDNPPCEGSEYICDLGKRSYGSISGKIMNLSNGHHLVGQYVQEVMIKKGVHLKMKHFDILKRFQHSCAIPLLNFYPESTNMGRLIIPKVDDTFDNCFLGIETEVLFDSDGGMSRFFRNSVIELCDMINKLHGMDFILKDGITVPDLYVQQLSDGQKKIMFLLSEVKESKQTSAEGRSDWDSVKVLVERCFSEKHVQMKSITRSWINFIGQQSFTIDKMRGYPDTWNWVRKGEYLMTLKSGHRRTLQNSLRGTGITWPDEPLPYELQIIVDSSASEGRHYSKNVPLHYLLMLANAYKHFYSMGLHDIFGDLETFVKYIEVWTTTIWTELFEVIGWPVSQHSK, encoded by the exons ATGGCGGATCAAGATAATCCCCCCTGTGAG GGCTCTGAGTACATTTGCGACCTAGGGAAGCGGTCATATGGGTCTATTTCTGGAAAAATAATGAATCTCTCCAACGGACATCATCTTGTTGGGCAATATGTCCAAGAAGTTATGATCAAGAAGGGTGTGCATCTGAAGATGAAACACTTTGATATCCTGAAGCGGTTTCAGCATTCCTGCGCTATACCACTTCTCAACTTTTACCCAGAATCTACGAATATGGGCAGATTAATAATACCCAAAGTCGATGATACATTTGACAATTGTTTTCTTGGGATAGAAACAGAAGTTCTATTTGATTCAGACGGAGGAATGAGTAGATTTTTCAGAAATTCTGTCAT TGAGCTATGTGATATGATAAACAAACTCCACGGGATGGATTTCATTCTGAAAGATGGTATAACTGTGCCTGATTTATATGTACAGCAGCTATCAGATGGTCAGAAAAAAATCATGTTCCTCCTGTCAGAAG taaaagaatcaaaacaaactagTGCTGAAGGAAGATCAGATTGGGACTCAGTCAAAGTGCTCGTGGAGCGGTGCTTCTCAGAGAAACATGTCCAGATGAAGTCCATCACGAGATCATGGATAAATTTTATTGGACAACAGTCATTTACCATTGACAAGATGAGAGGGTACCCTGATACCTGGAACTGGGTAAGGAAAGGGGAGTACCTAATGACCCTTAAATCGGGGCATcgtcggaccctgcaaaattcactaAGAGGGACTGGTATTACATGGCCTGATGAACCATTGCCTTATGAACTGCAAATTATAGTTGATTCATCAGCATCTGAAGGGCGTCATTACAGTAAGAATGTTCCACTCCATTACCTGTTGATGCTCGCTAACGCCTATAAGCATTTCTATTCAATGGGTCTCCATGATATTTTCGGGGACCTGGAAACCTTTGTGAAGTATATCGAAGTGTGGACGACCACAATTTGGACTGAGCTGTTTGAGGTAATAG GTTGGCCAGTTAGCCAGCATAGTAAATAA
- the LOC119278082 gene encoding uncharacterized protein LOC119278082, with product MSAEQQQPNRSTRAKMQHLGRLLAMERVAGACRSGRAASASAAQVVARAAWAAASMPSRQHFKYDNVHSTPRTTSKQHTTSSRCPHTFYFQCIEPKNMLFGCLRLSAIRLFIQRATATSAGFRIMTRSQGHNKIYTIRCDDTRKVNIYAYCVQRDDTSESWPTPPTDLRQRGRSVQKQQEQLFHCWSEGELSKGDRGSSTTTILAYNPMASCPLKLLPCSNSCICWSFTVRAYEIHYKWR from the exons ATGTCGGCGGAGCAGCAGCAGCCCAACAGAAG CACTCGTGCAAAGATGCAACATCTTGGTCGGCTGCTCGCGATGGAGCGTGTGGCTGGTGCTTGCAGGAGTGGTAGAGCAGCGTCGGCGAGCGCGGCGCAAGTAGTGGCCAGAGCTGCATGGGCCGCTGCAAGCATGCCATCCAGGCAGCACTTCAAGTATGACAATGTCCACTCTACACCAAG GACTACTTCCAAACAACATACAACTTCTTCTAGATGTCCTCACACTTTCTATTTCCAATGCATAGAACCCAAAAATATGCTTTTCGGATGTCTCAG GTTATCTGCTATCAGATTGTTCATACAACGTGCCACGGCCACTTCTGCAG GATTTAGAATTATGACAAGGAGTCAGGGACACAATAAGATTTATACCATCCGTTGTGATGATACAAGGAAAGTAAACATATACGCATATTGTGTTCAACGTGATGATACAAGCGAAAGCTGGCCTACGCCGCCAACTGATCTGCGGCAGCGTGGAAGGAGTGTTCAAAAGCAGCAGGAACAGTTGTTCCACTGCTGGTCGGAGGGAGAGCTTAGCAAGGGAGATAGAGGGAGCTCTACAACCACGATCTTGGCATACAACCCGATGGCATCATGCCCACTTAAGCTTCTTCCATGTTCCAATTCTTGCATTTGTTGGTCTTTTACTGTCAGAGCTTACGAAATCCATTACAAATGGAGGTGA